A single region of the bacterium genome encodes:
- a CDS encoding aminotransferase class I/II-fold pyridoxal phosphate-dependent enzyme, translating to MKIETFLMERMQSTWENRVEYNLSESGVHPMYLGELLREIPEASERLLRQELGYAQSNGSPELRQTIAALYRGATKDHILVTNGTSEANFLSTWSLVEPEDEILMMLPNYMQIWGISRGFRGTVRPFHLREEKKWHPDFNEIEQFVTKRTKLIAVCNPNNPTGSILTEEEMQKLIDVARQSDAWLLADEVYQGAEREADRTPSFWGRYEKVIITNGLSKAYGLPGLRIGWIVAPPDLIARFWSYHDYTTIGPAMMSDVLARIALSSDVRERILSRTRRILQNNFPIVADWIRNHADVFSIVEPQAGAIAYFRYKFPINSTQLVERLLHEKSLLIVPGDHFGMDRYLRIGYGPPEDYLKAALNRMDELLSSL from the coding sequence ATGAAAATTGAAACTTTCTTAATGGAGCGGATGCAATCCACCTGGGAAAATCGCGTAGAATACAATCTTTCCGAAAGCGGTGTGCATCCGATGTATCTCGGTGAACTTTTAAGGGAAATCCCCGAAGCATCTGAGCGTTTGTTGAGACAGGAACTCGGATACGCTCAGTCGAACGGATCGCCTGAGCTTCGCCAAACAATCGCTGCCCTTTATCGAGGTGCCACAAAGGATCATATCCTGGTTACAAACGGCACTTCCGAAGCAAATTTTCTTTCGACCTGGAGTCTGGTTGAGCCGGAAGATGAGATTTTAATGATGCTGCCTAACTACATGCAGATCTGGGGAATCTCGCGTGGTTTTCGCGGCACGGTGCGTCCTTTTCATCTGCGCGAGGAAAAAAAATGGCATCCGGACTTTAACGAGATTGAGCAGTTTGTCACGAAACGAACGAAACTGATTGCCGTTTGCAACCCGAATAATCCCACGGGATCCATCCTGACAGAAGAGGAGATGCAGAAACTGATCGATGTCGCGCGCCAGAGCGACGCCTGGCTGCTTGCAGATGAGGTTTATCAGGGCGCAGAACGGGAGGCGGATCGCACTCCCAGCTTCTGGGGACGCTACGAAAAAGTAATCATAACGAACGGTTTATCCAAGGCCTACGGGTTGCCCGGGCTGCGGATTGGATGGATCGTGGCGCCTCCGGACCTGATCGCGCGGTTCTGGTCCTACCATGATTACACAACCATTGGACCTGCCATGATGAGTGACGTCCTGGCGAGGATTGCGCTGAGTTCGGACGTCCGCGAAAGAATTCTTTCACGAACTCGACGCATTCTGCAGAACAATTTTCCAATCGTCGCAGATTGGATCCGAAATCATGCCGACGTGTTTTCAATTGTGGAACCTCAAGCAGGAGCCATTGCCTATTTCCGTTACAAATTCCCCATCAATTCTACTCAATTAGTAGAGAGACTGCTGCATGAAAAAAGTCTGCTGATCGTGCCCGGAGATCATTTCGGCATGGA
- a CDS encoding serine hydrolase — protein sequence MKIMTILILFTAIAFADPVDDFVKKQMEERKIPGLSIAVIKNGEIVKTQGYGFSNLEHQVPAKPETVYQSGSVGKQFTATGVMMLVEEGKVNLDDPITKYFTEGPESWKKVKVRHLLSHTGGISNKLYDQINMREDHTEEQILKKIAALPLDFEPGTKWNYSNPGYVLLGILIHKVSGAFYGDFLQERIFKPLGMSTTRIINESDIIPNRAAGYVMEKEQIKNQSWVAPMINTTADGSLYFTVLDLAKWDGALYTETLLKKSSFDQMWTPTKLNNGKSERYGFGWGFDEIRGHKIIAHGGSWQGFTTYIARYVNDKLTVVVLTNFAGANPGSIAKGVAGIYNTDLKPIEPVEVKIDPKILDAYVGDYQLEETYVIKITKENDHLMGLAPEQPKFQLFPESETKFFLKVDEGNITFVKDKSGKVTHILLEPSGRTAKRIK from the coding sequence ATGAAAATTATGACAATCCTAATACTCTTCACCGCTATCGCTTTTGCAGATCCGGTTGACGATTTCGTAAAGAAACAAATGGAGGAGCGAAAAATCCCCGGTTTGTCGATTGCCGTCATAAAAAACGGTGAGATCGTTAAAACGCAAGGATACGGTTTCTCCAATCTGGAGCATCAGGTACCAGCCAAGCCTGAAACGGTGTATCAATCTGGCTCAGTAGGAAAACAGTTTACAGCCACGGGAGTCATGATGCTGGTGGAGGAAGGAAAAGTAAACCTGGACGATCCCATCACAAAATATTTTACGGAGGGGCCGGAATCCTGGAAGAAAGTAAAAGTCAGACACTTACTTTCTCATACCGGCGGAATCTCGAACAAACTTTACGACCAGATTAATATGCGTGAAGATCATACGGAAGAACAAATCCTGAAAAAAATCGCCGCCTTGCCGCTCGATTTTGAGCCCGGAACAAAATGGAATTACAGCAATCCTGGATACGTGCTACTCGGAATCCTGATCCATAAAGTCAGCGGAGCATTTTATGGAGACTTTCTTCAAGAAAGGATTTTTAAACCCCTTGGCATGAGCACAACACGCATTATCAACGAATCCGATATCATTCCAAATCGCGCGGCCGGCTATGTCATGGAAAAAGAGCAAATCAAGAATCAATCCTGGGTTGCTCCCATGATCAATACCACTGCGGATGGAAGTTTGTATTTTACGGTGCTGGATCTTGCAAAGTGGGATGGAGCGCTGTACACGGAGACGCTTTTGAAGAAATCCAGCTTCGATCAGATGTGGACTCCCACAAAACTAAACAACGGAAAGTCGGAACGGTACGGTTTTGGTTGGGGCTTTGATGAGATCCGCGGACACAAAATCATCGCGCACGGAGGTTCCTGGCAAGGATTCACGACCTATATCGCTCGGTATGTGAATGACAAACTAACTGTTGTGGTATTGACGAATTTTGCCGGTGCGAATCCGGGTTCGATTGCTAAAGGCGTTGCCGGTATTTACAACACTGACCTGAAACCGATCGAGCCGGTTGAAGTCAAAATTGACCCAAAAATCCTGGATGCCTATGTGGGCGACTACCAGCTGGAAGAAACATACGTGATCAAGATCACCAAAGAGAATGACCATTTGATGGGCCTTGCGCCGGAACAACCCAAGTTCCAGCTCTTTCCGGAATCGGAAACCAAATTCTTTTTGAAAGTGGATGAAGGAAATATCACGTTCGTGAAAGATAAGTCCGGAAAAGTGACGCACATACTTTTGGAACCCAGCGGCCGCACCGCCAAGAGAATAAAATAA